A segment of the Candidatus Poribacteria bacterium genome:
CGAACGATCTGCTTTTGCGTCAGATTGCCAAACCGCGTGATATGTGGCTCCATGCCAAACAGATTCACGGGTCGCATGTTATCATCCGTAACCCGGAGAACCGACAAGATATTCCGATGCCGACGTTATTGCAAGCCGCGCAACTTGCCGCTTATTACAGCAAAGCGCATCATGCCAGCAACGTCCCTGTTGATTATACGTGGGCGCGGTATGTGGTGAAGCGTAAGGGGAATGTTGCGGGGTATGTGCATTATACGCGTGAGAAGACGTTGTATGTGGAGCCTGCTGTGCCGAAATCGAAAGCGTAAAACTCTTGATTTTTTAAAAGTTTTTGAGTATCATTATTGTGTAGACATAGGTTTAGACGGGTACTAATGAATAAGCGTCACAAAAGAACATTGAATGCAATCTTCGCGCATCCGATTTCCGGGAATATCAAATGGCGGAATGTTGAAGCTTTGTTGAAAAATTTGGGTGCTATTCTATATGAGCGTGAAGGATCGAGAGTTGGTGTTTCCCTTAAAGGGTGTGTCGCTTACTTTCATCGTCCGCATCCGAGTCCGAATATGGATAAAGGAGCAGTTAGAGACCTAAGAAAGTTT
Coding sequences within it:
- a CDS encoding type II toxin-antitoxin system HicA family toxin; this translates as MNKRHKRTLNAIFAHPISGNIKWRNVEALLKNLGAILYEREGSRVGVSLKGCVAYFHRPHPSPNMDKGAVRDLRKFLENVGITL